The Panicum hallii strain FIL2 chromosome 5, PHallii_v3.1, whole genome shotgun sequence genome contains the following window.
TGCAATTACCAAggcaaaaaataaaataaaaaccaGCAGAAATCAAATGGTTAATAGACTTTAGTCGCTTTCTTCCTTCTTTGCTTCCAAATTAATCCAAGGCATAGCCAAGTCAGAGTGTAATCTGACTGTATGGCTAGATTGCCCTCGTGTATGATTTGAGTGGTAGTAGGGAAGCTGGAAAATCCTCAACTACAGCGCTAGTTACTGGAAACTGATttgaattgtattcaaaaaccAAAGTGTTACCATTTCCATGAAATATGTTACCATATTGTCCACCTACACTTATCATCAAATTTTTAACACGATGAAGCAAAATATAGTCTAAAGCGACAGCATACATATATAAATCTATTTTTAGGATCATGGCTTATTTTCCCCTCTGATGTAGAAATATGTTATTATTGTTAGACAACAAATGAATTTTGTTATTCCAAACTGCTACCATTAGCATGCTACTAATCTGTAACTACAGGCATGGTGCTGCATATTTTAATCTGTACAAATGAAACCAAAGCATATTTTCTAACAGAGCTATTCAATTTGTGAAGGATGGCAAGATTTGTTCAAAATATTATTGAACTGTGCACATAATGAACTAACCAGAGGTTAGGAAACTGCAGGGTTACAGTTTTCCAACATGCACTTTTCAAGGTTAAAGAAAGCTTTTTACTTATATTCCTAACTTCCATTATGCAAAAGAATTTGATAATTGAAATTTGAGACCAAGCGACTGCTTTTTGTGCCAGAAACCAACCCAGTTTTCCATCGTAAGAGTTCTTTCTGGTTATGTGTAATATCGAGGGTGAAAACTGGAACGAGCAGATTCTAGTTTCTAGCCCTCTATCTAAACCATGGAATTAACAATGCCAAAGATGATTCTGGCAGACTTGAAATGCAGTTTTGGTATGTATAGTAAGGGTAAGGGGCGGAATGCTATATTCAGGTCACTAGGTCAGACCAACCTGTAGCATCCAGAGCCCGCAGCGCTTCACAGTATACATTTGCTCTGTCACGACGCCGTTCAATATCATCACCGGAAGGTGTGATGCTCGTCAGCTTAAATATCTTGGTTAAAAGATGTACGTCATGTCAAAGAAAACAGAAAGCAAATGGATAAAAAGGATGTCTGAACACAGAGGCAAGCTAAAGATCATGCAAAACTTGAGTCAAGATGTAAACATGGAATTCACAGAGAAGGATATATTCACGTAGCCTATCAGTTGAATGAGGCACGGCCACTGCAAGTGCACGAATAACAGAAATAGTAGCTTCATGTGATCCATCTTCAAGAAAAGCATCCATTTGAATGCGTATCTTCTCAACAACCTGACAAAGCATAGTTAAGAACCAAACGAAATACACAAAGTATGTAAGGTTTGAACAAAAGAAAATAAGAATCATTCTTTACCATGTCATTTTTGAAGTGCTGAGCAACAGCTCCAAATGCATCTATACTAGCATATTTTACTGTCAAGGTTTGATCAGAGCCAAGAGTAATAAGTGCTGGCAAAATATGAGTTGATGCAACTTTCACATCAACATAGGGTACCTGTGTTTTAAAGCAAATAGAATATGATAAAAAACAGTGAAGATCATTGAATCATTCATGTACAGGAAAACTTACAAGTGCTTTCAGTAGAGCAGTAGCATTTATTTTTAGGGTGGTATCTGAGCTCACAACCATCTCCCACAAAATATTGAAGATGACTCCATGGTGCTCCACAAATAAGCTACAACCATAAATCGTCAGATCCATGAAAAAAGCATGTGCAGCAACATGTTTTTGATTAATCCAATTACTCACCAAAGAAACCGAACTGTGTTAATGATCTCTGTAGTATGATGCATAGAAAATGAACCATCCTTGGTGTTTTTGATAAGTACTTTTCTCAGATATTCTTCTAACTGTTCAtgactggaaggagaacccaaAATACCAGACAACAACAATGGGAAGACACACATGATCGCAAGTTTTTCAGCAGTCGAAGTTTTTGGACGCAAGCCTGTAATACAATCAATACAAAGGTATGACCAAAGCAACTATATCAAACTGCCTCAACTTTTAAGTAGATGGGTTCTTACCACGAATTTTTGGCTGGATTGACAGAGGAAAATAGGTAAAATCACCACTATCAATATCACCAGCTGCTACAAGAAATATTGGTAGCATAATGTGCTCCAAATAATCTTTGCCGTAGCGCCCAGATACTTCCAAGAGGTACTAAAATTATCAGGAAATGATTGATCAGAACTAAACCTGATGATAATCCCATGTGTATGGGAGGTGTGGTTGCTAGATTTTACCTTCGTGATAATGGTTCTTAAGTTATCCTCTTTCACGGGCAACAAGCAGGCAAGCTTGATCAAATCGGGAAGGCAATCAGTGTGCATCCACTCAAATGTTGACCACTCAGAATCACCTCTGTCAAGTTTCCCAAGATGTGGTAAATCAGTGAATGAATTTATTTATTGTTCACCAAATGGTCTATTGCATAATTCTTATTTAGAATAGTTAAAAGATAAGATCAAAATGGAGAACTTACGTTGAATATAGTTTTAGGCAGGATGCTGAGAAGAAGTTTTCTGGTGTAGAGCTTGTTGGATCAACTGATGCAAAGGGACAAGTCTCTATAGCTTTCTGATGAATAAATGGTAGCAACTCAGTCAACATTCGAAGGAGGACATCAATGTTCCAGCGCTCTTGTTCTCCTAAAACACGAAGATGAGAGTCTATTGTACCTTCAACCCCCGAAATAGGTGGACACCGCTGAAAAAGGTAACAGGTTATAAGGATACATAGCATTAATAGAAAATAGAAAGTTCCCAATATTCATGAGCAAGCATACCTGAGCAGATGCCAGGATATGAGCCAATAGCACTCTTGATATCTGATCCAGTTTACCTCCCCACCTTACTACAGCAGGAACAAGTTCCTTGAGTGTGACTTCCACAACCACCCCAGAGGGGTCGCAGACCAATTGGAACATTAGCTCCTCAACCTAGCAAAAGAAAGCAAAGGGAACCAGAGAACTTATGAATACTAATATTGCCTTCAGTAATGTGCAACTCTCCAAGCTCTCAATTCTGAACTAAACAAATGTCCTATCCTGCTCCACAGCTTAATAATTCTGTGAAATCAAATTTGTACTTATTACTGATTACAAGCATAAGTGAGGCCAACCTTGTAATACTTGTCCAGGTTCGGAAAAAAAGGAAGAAGCAATGCCAGGTTATGTGTTGCAGCTTCCCTTACAACCGTTGCAGCATCTTCGACGAGTTGTTGCACAATAGATAAAATGAGGGAATCCCGTATCTCTGGGCGAACATAAACAGCAAGTTCTCCACACGATTGAGCAACAAGCAATCTACGTTCCTCATATTGGTGATTTATCTAAACACCGATAGATTAATAAATGTAAGATCATGCGCTAAAGAAAGCTAGAAAATCTATCACAAAATGTAAAATACCTGTTCCCAACATTGTGGAAGTAGCTCAGTTTCTGTCCTCATCTCACCAACGCTCTTAGCCAACTCTACACAAGCCTGAAGCCACATGACAAGGAAAATAGGTATAAATACAAAAAAAATGATGCTACAATTTATACACTCAGAGCAGCATACATCCATTATGATGCGTCTTTGTTGTCCATCAGGCCGTTTTATCAGGTTGAATAATGTATGGGTCAAGGAATCCCGTACATCGCTATCTGGATGCTTTTCTATTGAACATATGATCAATGGAAGAAGTTCCTGTAACCATGTAGAATTATGTAACATTAGTTGTACTTAAATGAAGATGGATTCAAACTACAAAGGTTACAAATAAACCTCACGATGGTTTATGAGCACATAAGGAACAATCTTCGGAAGTGCATCTGAAACTATCTTTATAGTCTCCAAAGCCTACAGGAATGAATAAGAACATCGTAATGAGTCCAATAGAAGTAAACGAGCGTGCTTTATAGACAAAGCAGAATTACTAGGATACTAACCATCTTATCTGAAGATTTTTGTTTGCTTGGGCTCTCTAATTTATCAGTAGATAAATACACAGATATCCCGTCGGAATTCGCCTGGCTTTTACCAATCATGGAAACTCCATGCAGATCACTATTAGAAGTTGCATTTTCCGATGAGATATTCAACACAGATTTATCTTCTTCTGAAGTACCATAGCCGCCATTCTCATCAGTTGAGCAAGAAACTGGAGCTTCTGAAACCGAGGGAACTTCAGCACTATTTTCTATCACTTGGCGATCTTTCTGTGTATCCTCAGTTAGATTCACTGCTGATGCTAGCTTATTTGTTATGGATTCTGATCCTTTTGAGTCTCCATCTTTATTATTCAACGATGCTGATTCTCCCATAGAGTTAGCAATGGAATGAGACTCCAGACCATCACTATTTCCAACAAATAATTGTTTGTTTGATTGAGCCCCTTCAATGTACATCTTAAGGGATGTAATTTCAGCTCTGCAGTCGTTCAGCTCTTTCCTTTGGACATCCAGTGACTGCCTCAAGTCTTGAACCTTAAATCATATGAAGGTTAGGAAAGTTCAAAAAacttagggtgtgtttggttgggctgtGGCTGCGAAAAAAAACTGTTGTGGGTTGTGAGCTGtggaaaaagctgctgtgagctgtgaGCTGTGAGAAAGCTGAAAACTGTTTGGCTGGAACAGCTATGAAACTGTAGGTTTGCTGGAAAATGTCTATAATGCCCCTAAAGTGCTGAGAGACTGTTGATATTCAAATTGATTGTAAATCATTGGTTTGTTCACTAATTCGCATGCAAATTACCATTTTAGGAAGGAAATGttattattttttaatttttgCATTCACCATTTTAGGCTTGAGATAATGTTGATATGCAAATTGATCGCATGCAAAATGATTAATGAATATAAGATTAACCAataatattttttttaattttctttCTCCGTTTACTTTCTTATTCATTCCCCTTTCTATTTTCTCTATCATGCTCTCTCTCCCATCCACTTTCGCCCAACTAGCACGGCAACGGCAGGGCCGAAGGCTCACAACGGTGAGCAGGTGGGTACGGCGAACTCTGCGTGGCGGCCGGCAAGCTGCAGGCCAAGTGCGGGCGGAGCATGCATTGTCGCGGCAGGGGCGGCGAATGGCGCTGGCTACGGCGTCAAATCCCGCTGCCGTCTGATGTCCACTGGCATGCATGGATTCTTGCCATCAATTCACTCTACAAGGCATTGATTCATGCATGGATTCTTGCCAACAGTTCACTCTACCAGGCATTGATTCATGCATGGATTCTTGCCATCAGTTCACTCTACCAGGCATCGATTCATGCAATCAGCCTTCGATTTCAACCATGCGACAATCGATTCATGTTGCTGGGCATCGGATTTCGGCCACCACATTTCATTTTCCATCGATGGGCGGCGCGTGGCCTCGCTCTACTCCCCGGCCCGGACGATGGCGGCGCGCCTCTCCTGGTCCGCCAGGGCCCCAAGCGCAGATCTCGCGCTGCCGCCGTCggaccccgcggccgccgcctcgccgtccTCCTTGAGCTCGCCGGGCTGCAGATCCAGGCGGGGAGGGAGCCAGGgctggggaggaggaggagtgggggaGGGGTGCCGGCGGAGGTGGGGAGGGGCGCTGGCGGCGTTGGGGAGGAGCGCCTCCGCGGGCTCGATgggaggaggcggaggggccCCGCCGCTGGAGGACAGTGCTGCGTCGGGGGAGTGAGCGAGAGAGGTGTAGGGGGAAAGAAAGAACGAACTGGTACGCTCATAAGCAGTTGCATTGCTGGTAATTTCGCTGAAAGGTTCGCCCTCACAGCCGCTAAAAGCACCCCAAGAGTGGCTGTGGAAAATGAATTACGGAAAAGCAGCTTCTGTGCAAGCACCTAGGAGGAAGCAACTCCCTTTGGTTTGGCTTTTGGCTTATTTTGGAAGCCAAAGCACcttcacagctgaaccaaagcTGAACCAAAGGGACCCTTATACTAAGGATCATCTGGATCATCATTTCTAAGAGAATATTACCattttctccttctcttttaTATCCTTGTGTGCAGCTTCCAAAGACTTCCTCAAAGCAGCAACCTGACTATTAGCTGATTCCCTGCTCTTCGTCAAGGAGTCCTTTTCGGCATTGAGTCGCTCATTGTCCTTAAGTAATGTTTCATTTTCCTGAAGTATGGATATTTTTTCCTGCAATACGTTACAGAATTGAACGACCCTGTTTAGAAGTTCTAGATTTCCAAGTGAAAGCACAAGATAAAGTAAAGCTTGAACTTTTAAAGTGACAAGGAAAAAGGTGGAACAGAAGTACAGAACTATGCCATGAACTTTGTCCTAGTCCAACGTATCAAATGGTAAAGGTTTTTGCTGATCGATTCTTAAATGTTTTATTCAAAATCTGTAATAAGGCATCAAGGTTTCCTATCAATAGCAGGAGGTTTCATGAAACAGGAAAGAGAAAATATCCAGTGCATTATTTATATTTTTCCGTGGTTGTATATGATACTATATAATGCACCAATCTGTAGTTTGAAATAAGATTCAAATTGATGTAAAAAATTACCTCTGCAGCCTCTGCAGTAGATGAAAGGTACTGATAGTAATAACGGCGAAGGGCATCAGGAACACAAGCTGCACTGTTTGGCCAGACATCAAGGTCTTGATCAGGAACCTGCAATAAGATGATTGAGAGTACAAGTCATTGATAAGGAAATACTCCCTCTGTtcagaaatattttattttttaattagAGTGATCAAATCAAATTTCATTAACTTCCGCCTCCAATATACATAGAACTGTTTTCATTGGTCAAATCAAAATAGCGTCCTTACTCGctaattttttttataaaagataCGAGTATAACAGTGCAAAATATCAATGTCCAttttaagaaaaaaaataacaaGCTGGTAAACATTAACGTAAGTAGTATAAGGAAAAAATGCACTACATAGATAATACAGACCTCCTCAATGAATGTCATGGCTGCAAGTCGATACCCTGCCAAAAGCAAGTATTCTTTTACAGCACAGTTAAGATCTTTTCGTTCATTATCCTTTAGAGGGCCCAATGCTGAAATTTTCACATCCCGTTTGTCTTGCTGGCTAATGGATCCTTCCCATGTAGAAGCACCCAAAAGGACCCCTGTATGCCGAATTTGTGAATCATGTCAAGCAAATTCAAAATGATCACTGATCTGCTTATGAACCTCATAACACAAATGAATATAAGAGCATCTTATTAGTTGGAATATTGACTTTCTTTATattaaaaacatttttatatCAGAGTTCTCTGGTAAGATATCAAATATCACTCGAGTATGGTTATGGGCACAGTGACCAAAACAAATACTGTCTGCTCAGTTTAGTTTTGTTGATTGAAAATACTCAAATAGACACCTTAATCACAAGGCGTATAAAATGCAAGCCTTTAATCTGTTTCCATGGTATTTTCACACTGAACCCTATAGCTTCCATATTTCCATGCAACAAGCGAAGTCTATTCTTGTGCAGGTGTCACATTCCACTCAAAGTGACATAAAGGTGCACAAAACAGGAAGGAAATCTGAACCCAAAACACTAATCCCAAAACTGGTTGCTTTTGTTCAGCACTACAGCATAAAAAGGTACAGAATACTGCAATGTCATCTATCACATTAGCCATAATTTCAAGCTCACAAACCATTTGAATCTTCAGGAGATGATTCTTTTTGCTTTCGTAACTCAAGCTTCAACTGTGAAAGGTCTTCTTTGGCTAGTCGCAGATCATACTCTGCGAGCGCCAATTTTTCTTGTGCTGCTACTTTCTCTTCTAACAAACTCTGTGGATCAGCACCTGTCAACGCAAACATATATTCAATCACTCAATCCTCTAATAAAGCAGGTACCTTGCAAGCAACTGAGAAAAAATTAGGTGCCTGGACGCCCAAAAAAACTTAACTAATTAAGCCAAGTAAATAGGATAGTTGAATATTACCAAGAGCCAGTCAAGCAACTAGTTACAACTTACACTTATCTAATTCTAGCCAACTGTTTATTTTATTGAAAGACTAAAACCATGAAGCCTATATATTTTGTAATTAATTATCAAAGTCACTGGATTTTATCCAATTGACAAAATGCCACTCAAAAACACATGCCCCATATATTTTTGTGGTGTTGTCTCCTTTCTCATACCTACTAAGTAGGATCTGCTTGTCATCAGAGCTAACACAATAGAAAGCATATGTGCTGCTGTTCTACAGATGGCATGGCCTTATCTGTgcttttttttctcgaacatgcaggagagctgcgtatctttgtattaagagAGAAAGAGTGGTCTAATTACAAGAAAAATCATTCCTCACCTTGGACCAGAGTGAGGAACGTACTGTTCTAAGTGAGACTATTacaaaaacacacacacacaaaggaCCAGACCAACAAGACCAAAACACTAAGCTTGCATCGCCCCCATTTCAAGGCATAGGGCAGTAAGCCCCTTTTTTTTCCTCGAATACAcaggagagctgcgtatcaTTGCATTAAGAAAGAAGGGCAGCAAGCCCCTTGACCCAGAAAATTGCCATAGTTGGGATTCATCTTTAAAAACTTGAATTGCAATCTGCAGATTTGGAGCCAACCCATCAAAAACACAAGCATTCCTATGCTTCCATAGGATCCAGGCTCCAAGGATGCATAAGGAATTAAAACCTTTCCTGTGTTGCTTCTGAAGCCTCTTCTCTGATCTTTTCCACCATTCAGCAAAGGAACTGGCACTGCTGGTGGGCGTCAAGTTAGCCAAGTTTAAGGGCTGCAGAATAGCGAACCAGAATTGTCTTGCAAAAACACAAGAAGTAAGGATGTGCCGGACCATTTCTTCCTCTTGGTCACAGAGTGGGCAGCGCTCCAGATGTGGAGGACCTCTTTTTTTGCAGACGATCTGCAGTCCAGCAGCGATTCCGAATGGCCAGCCAAACAAAGGTCTTGCATTTCCCCGGAGCCCATGATTTCCAGAGTTTCTTCCACGGTTCGAAAGTGATGGAGCGAACAAAATAATTTCTGTAAGCTGATCTAGTTGAAAATAGTCCTGAGGCCTCGGGTCTGCAGCGATGAATGTCTTCTGTGTTGCTCAGGCTAACAATGTTTCCCATAGCTCAAGGTATTCTGCTAGACCGAGCCAACCGAGTTTACTTCTAATGTCTGTCACCCATGTCTGCTCCTACAGCGCCTCACTTACAGTTATCCGTTTTCTAACTCTCAAGGGTACACAGTGAACCCATATCTGTGTTTGCAATTGAATGAATGTGAATCAGTTTAAAAAGAACAAAAGAACACTAGAGAAGCCATCATAAAAGTTAGAATCTTGACATATATATTCCtaggggtggtaatggatcatggCTCTTATGCCTCCTTCACAATCCAACTTGGCCTTAATTAAttttagttcaaaaatatgtagtATTTTGGCCCGGCCTTTATTGAGCCCGATCCTTAAAATTCTTAGCCTAAATCATTGAGGCCTTTACCACCCTATTGCTGCCCCTAATTTTTCTTTCAACAGCCTCCGTTCCCTTGAAGGTTCATTTTTTGTACTTCTCCACCTGATAGAAGTTGTTAATACGAATACATACAGCACTGCGGATAACAGCCATGGATATGCCAACCAAAAGTCTGTCAAAATGCCAGTTGAGCACCACAATACTACACCAACTGAACAGAGCTGTACCATCACCAATGCAACACCGCGCAAAGGAAAAGGGACAGAGTGGAACAGAGTTCGATTTCGAATCGGATTACGGAGAGGCGAAGCTGGGTGGACCCGCACGTCAGAGAGAAAGAAGGGCGCAATTACAAAGTAGGCAGCACTGGCGCACACGATCCCTCGAGATCCAGCCAGCGAGCCACCGGACCACCGTGTGAGCGCCGCAGCGTGAGGCCAAGCGCGGTGCGAGACGGGGAAATGGGATGCGTGGAACGTACCTGGTGGGGCGGAGGATGCGTGCGCGACGAGGTCCGGCGGGAAGAGCGCCGGGTCGGAGAAGAAGGCGCGGAGGCGGAGCGCGTGCGCGTGGCGTCCGTCCTCCTGCAGCTCCTGCAGCAGCTCGAGCGCCGTGAGATGGTACCGCTCCTCCAGCAGGAAGTTCACCACGCAGTTGCACAGCGACGCCCACCgctcgtccgcgccgccgccgcccgccgcctccatcCTTCTCAGGATCCGGCGGGGGACTACCTCGATCGCGGGGGAGCTCGCCGGGCGTCGTTGCGTGGCATGTAGCCGCGGTGGGAGGCAGATCTCGCGCGGGCGACTCGAGGCCGGTGGCAAGGAATGGGGAAGGGGACGGTGATTTGGGAAGAAGCGTCGGGGAGGGAACGGACGGAGGGGATCGAGGCGCGCGCAAACGCCTGATTCGGATGCCATGTGGCCTGCGCGTGGCACCAGAAGGCCTGCCtcgttagggaatgaatgcggGAACGGGAAAATCCTGCACCCACCGACAGATTTTACCGATCGAATACCGTATTTTTAAAAAATGAAATCAGAAAAAAATCCGGAAAAATTCGGCGAAATCGGGATCGAATTAGCGGATCCTTTTTTTCTCGGTATAATCCCGTCGGTATTCCCGAATTAGAGAGGTTCTTAGCAGATCAATTCAGTACCCCACCTTGTACCCCACCCCACCTAATCAGGACGTGGACGCGTGTCCGGTACTGCGAGCCGATGATTCGTCAtcctccctcttctctctcaTTTTGTTTGCCCTttatttttctctcttttctccgtCCAATTCTCCCATGCGGCGATCAGTGCTCTTGCGGGGCGCAGCAGCAGCCCCATCaaattcttttttatttttcttttatttAGTTCGTTCAATAATATTTGTTCACAGTTTTTTATCTTTCCAAAGTTTTACTCCAACTTTTTTATTTTAGAAATTTTCTTCATAATTTTTTACCTTTCCTCAGAACTTGTTGATTACCTTTTGCTTTCCATTTTTATCTTCCAATGTTTTGTTGCCTACAACTTTTCatactataaattatttttgCAATATTTTTCTCTAAATATCTTTCAAATTTTGCTTCATTACTTTTCTGTTTTTTTCCAAAAGAATTTCTTTTCAAATTCTTGTCACAAATGTTTGTT
Protein-coding sequences here:
- the LOC112893440 gene encoding lisH domain and HEAT repeat-containing protein KIAA1468 homolog, whose translation is MEAAGGGGADERWASLCNCVVNFLLEERYHLTALELLQELQEDGRHAHALRLRAFFSDPALFPPDLVAHASSAPPGADPQSLLEEKVAAQEKLALAEYDLRLAKEDLSQLKLELRKQKESSPEDSNGVLLGASTWEGSISQQDKRDVKISALGPLKDNERKDLNCAVKEYLLLAGYRLAAMTFIEEVPDQDLDVWPNSAACVPDALRRYYYQYLSSTAEAAEEKISILQENETLLKDNERLNAEKDSLTKSRESANSQVAALRKSLEAAHKDIKEKEKMVQDLRQSLDVQRKELNDCRAEITSLKMYIEGAQSNKQLFVGNSDGLESHSIANSMGESASLNNKDGDSKGSESITNKLASAVNLTEDTQKDRQVIENSAEVPSVSEAPVSCSTDENGGYGTSEEDKSVLNISSENATSNSDLHGVSMIGKSQANSDGISVYLSTDKLESPSKQKSSDKMALETIKIVSDALPKIVPYVLINHREELLPLIICSIEKHPDSDVRDSLTHTLFNLIKRPDGQQRRIIMDACVELAKSVGEMRTETELLPQCWEQINHQYEERRLLVAQSCGELAVYVRPEIRDSLILSIVQQLVEDAATVVREAATHNLALLLPFFPNLDKYYKVEELMFQLVCDPSGVVVEVTLKELVPAVVRWGGKLDQISRVLLAHILASAQRCPPISGVEGTIDSHLRVLGEQERWNIDVLLRMLTELLPFIHQKAIETCPFASVDPTSSTPENFFSASCLKLYSTGDSEWSTFEWMHTDCLPDLIKLACLLPVKEDNLRTIITKYLLEVSGRYGKDYLEHIMLPIFLVAAGDIDSGDFTYFPLSIQPKIRGLRPKTSTAEKLAIMCVFPLLLSGILGSPSSHEQLEEYLRKVLIKNTKDGSFSMHHTTEIINTVRFLCLFVEHHGVIFNILWEMVVSSDTTLKINATALLKALVPYVDVKVASTHILPALITLGSDQTLTVKYASIDAFGAVAQHFKNDMVVEKIRIQMDAFLEDGSHEATISVIRALAVAVPHSTDRLREYLLTKIFKLTSITPSGDDIERRRDRANVYCEALRALDATDLPSTSVRDLLLPSIQNLLKDPDALDPAHKEAIEIIGRERSGGTLESLSKAMGAHLGIASSVSSFFGENSLLGKKEGGEQHDPATTSAPEPSPQAQPESTRFGRIMRGGFGDILRGQSKGQ